The Eurosta solidaginis isolate ZX-2024a chromosome 4, ASM4086904v1, whole genome shotgun sequence genome includes a window with the following:
- the LOC137251344 gene encoding NCK-interacting protein with SH3 domain isoform X2 — protein sequence MLKALYDFQAVYPKTISFDEGEYFILYQTSARQRNWWQVVSMKGNIGFVPSNYVMKIKVEPDFLISFLNSSIESLQKSKETEINGIMPKEELLERLREKKMSMEKLYLDYSERDYDSSLSFSQSISEKNFTKTQNKRATSAQQTPHSPQSPPRSKRLDGNKKSMSSPAVGVVMPQVMQESTSMGTMSIQTQQSQQQQQLTQQTQSNNKCNDITQDNSITSEPSETTTPTTTTSEDVVTTYKESSQRESSPLQNYSKHNGSERKSEAGDASGGGGGSGSGGGGSAPNSFNGGIGGIGGTNTITDASEHFIDEKATEKSDGSEPVSDGRDGATLANDGRGDFTNSVENSQTLDSEDSAIQQALPTHGTASSVTLNAAAGIYGEVVTRNQLKVESSDVYQVVDIIRRNTNLSFDLSCEALRVVLTSLEQLYNGAINPYLEAVAIHVTDKVETPKALLGMTHDSKRLQYIFSQLADCKNDTEQRSWMLYEDEDDIIQFLEELVEILNNADENISCYEMSCDQYQVLINLVQYYQMETRWAIKQLLLKTFTAACHLDHIIVDILLTSVLPLEIVEDMKTNFANLDKFKKLVKMLTIIFSLGQPMPVNHQDYLGVHFASFLLETVEGNNPESLVDMVISLILAFNQQFTDFSQNVVVEAMQSLPSAKIFTEKILLLLNREEDPVRVLKHSTESMNSVLKMFIDIFSNPDTAGMFYTNDNKVLIDILVRQLSDLCAGNPMRRCYLELCRRILRNTNYPEHQHRKQDFMKIFTRIFCEETECSASDQQLVREIANEFPQLFKA from the exons GTGGAGCCGGATTTTCTCATTAGTTTTCTCAACTCTTCAATTGAGTCGCTTCAAAAGTCCAAAGAAACTGAAATCAATGGAATTATGCCAAAAGAAGAACTATTGGAGCGTTTGCGTGAGAAAAAGATGTCTATGGAAAAACTTTATTTG GACTACTCCGAGCGTGATTACGACTCATCACTGTCCTTTTCGCAAAGCATTAGcgaaaaaaattttaccaaaacacAAAATAAGCGCGCCACATCAGCGCAACAAACACCACACAGTCCACAAAGCCCCCCACGTTCCAAACGTTTAGATGGTAATAAAAAATCCATGTCGAGTCCTGCTGTTGGTGTTGTTATGCCACAAGTTATGCAAGAATCCACAAGCATGGGCACCATGTCCATACAGACACAAcaatcgcaacaacaacaacagttaacACAACAAACACAATCAAACAATAAATGCAACGATATCACACAAGATAATAGCATCACATCGGAACCTTCAGAAACTaccacaccaacaacaacaactagcgaGGATGTTGTAACCACATATAAAGAATCGAGTCAACGTGAGTCATCCCCATTGCAAAATTATTCGAAACATAATGGCAGTGAACGGAAGTCTGAAGCAGGCGATGCtagcggtggtggtggtggtagtgGAAGTGGTGGAGGCGGTAGTGCCCCCAATAGCTTTAATGGCGGTATCGGCGGCATTGGTGGTACAAATACCATTACAGATGCTAGCGAACATTTTATTGATGAAAAAGCTACAGAAAAATCAGATGGCAGTGAACCGGTGAGTGATGGACGTGATGGTGCAACTTTGGCGAATGATGGACGTGGTGATTTTACTAATAGCGTCGAAAATAGTCAAACCTTAGATAGTGAGGATAGCGCTATACAGCAGGCATTACCTACGCATGGTACAGCATCTTCAGTTACTTTGAATGCGGCTGCGGGTATATATGGTGAGGTGGTGACACGCAATCAATTGAAAGTTGAATCCTCAGATGTTTATCAAGTTGTTGACATAATAAGACGCAATACGAATTTAAGCTTTGATTTATCATGCGAAGCTTTACGTGTTGTCTTAACTAGTTTAGAACAATTGTATAATGGTGCCATAAATCCATATTTGGAGGCTGTGGCGATACATGTCACAGACAAAGTGGAAACCCCCAAAGCTTTACTTGGCATGACGCACGATTCGAAGCGACTGCAATATATATTTTCTCAACTGGCGGATTGCAAAAATGATACTGAACAACGTTCTTGGATGCTCTACGAAGATGAAGATGATATTATACAATTCCTAGAGGAATTAGTGGAGATTTTG AATAATGCTGATGAAAATATTAGTTGTTATGAAATGTCATGCGATCAATATCAGGTGCTCATAAATTTAGTGCAGTATTATCAAATGGAAACTCGTTGGGCAATTAAACAGCTTTTGCTGAAAACTTTTACTGCTGCTTGCCATTTAGATCACATTATAGTTGATATATTACTCACATCTGTATTGCCATTAGAAATT gTAGAAGATATGAAAACCAATTTTGCCAATTTAGATAAATTTAAGAAACTTGTCAAAATGTTAACAATCATTTTCTCATTAGGTCAACCAATGCCAGTTAACCATCAAG ATTATCTCGGCGTCCATTTTGCCAGCTTTCTTCTAGAAACCGTCGAGGGTAATAATCCCGAAAGCCTAGTAGATATGGTTATATCCTTAATATTAGCATTTAACCAGCAATTCACTGACTTTTCACAAAATGTTGTTGTAGAAGCTATGCAAAGTTTGCCAAGTGCgaaaattttcacagaaaaaattcTTTTGCTGTTAAATAGAGAAG AGGATCCAGTCCGTGTGCTGAAACATTCAACTGAGTCAATGAATTCGGtattaaaaatgtttattgaCATCTTTAGCAATCCTGATACGGCTGGCATGTTTTATACGAACGACAATAAAGTGCTTATCGATATATTAGTACGACAACTATCTGATCTATGCGCAGGAAATCCG ATGCGTCGTTGCTATTTAGAGTTATGCCGACGTATATTACgtaatacaaattatccagaacATCAACATCGTAAGCAGGATTTTATGAAAATATTCACACGCATATTCTGTGAAGAAACAGAATGCAGTGCATCGGATCAACAATTAGTGCGTGAAATCGCTAACGAATTTCCACAGTTATTCAAGGCTTAA
- the LOC137251344 gene encoding NCK-interacting protein with SH3 domain isoform X1: MESIEMLKALYDFQAVYPKTISFDEGEYFILYQTSARQRNWWQVVSMKGNIGFVPSNYVMKIKVEPDFLISFLNSSIESLQKSKETEINGIMPKEELLERLREKKMSMEKLYLDYSERDYDSSLSFSQSISEKNFTKTQNKRATSAQQTPHSPQSPPRSKRLDGNKKSMSSPAVGVVMPQVMQESTSMGTMSIQTQQSQQQQQLTQQTQSNNKCNDITQDNSITSEPSETTTPTTTTSEDVVTTYKESSQRESSPLQNYSKHNGSERKSEAGDASGGGGGSGSGGGGSAPNSFNGGIGGIGGTNTITDASEHFIDEKATEKSDGSEPVSDGRDGATLANDGRGDFTNSVENSQTLDSEDSAIQQALPTHGTASSVTLNAAAGIYGEVVTRNQLKVESSDVYQVVDIIRRNTNLSFDLSCEALRVVLTSLEQLYNGAINPYLEAVAIHVTDKVETPKALLGMTHDSKRLQYIFSQLADCKNDTEQRSWMLYEDEDDIIQFLEELVEILNNADENISCYEMSCDQYQVLINLVQYYQMETRWAIKQLLLKTFTAACHLDHIIVDILLTSVLPLEIVEDMKTNFANLDKFKKLVKMLTIIFSLGQPMPVNHQDYLGVHFASFLLETVEGNNPESLVDMVISLILAFNQQFTDFSQNVVVEAMQSLPSAKIFTEKILLLLNREEDPVRVLKHSTESMNSVLKMFIDIFSNPDTAGMFYTNDNKVLIDILVRQLSDLCAGNPMRRCYLELCRRILRNTNYPEHQHRKQDFMKIFTRIFCEETECSASDQQLVREIANEFPQLFKA; encoded by the exons GTGGAGCCGGATTTTCTCATTAGTTTTCTCAACTCTTCAATTGAGTCGCTTCAAAAGTCCAAAGAAACTGAAATCAATGGAATTATGCCAAAAGAAGAACTATTGGAGCGTTTGCGTGAGAAAAAGATGTCTATGGAAAAACTTTATTTG GACTACTCCGAGCGTGATTACGACTCATCACTGTCCTTTTCGCAAAGCATTAGcgaaaaaaattttaccaaaacacAAAATAAGCGCGCCACATCAGCGCAACAAACACCACACAGTCCACAAAGCCCCCCACGTTCCAAACGTTTAGATGGTAATAAAAAATCCATGTCGAGTCCTGCTGTTGGTGTTGTTATGCCACAAGTTATGCAAGAATCCACAAGCATGGGCACCATGTCCATACAGACACAAcaatcgcaacaacaacaacagttaacACAACAAACACAATCAAACAATAAATGCAACGATATCACACAAGATAATAGCATCACATCGGAACCTTCAGAAACTaccacaccaacaacaacaactagcgaGGATGTTGTAACCACATATAAAGAATCGAGTCAACGTGAGTCATCCCCATTGCAAAATTATTCGAAACATAATGGCAGTGAACGGAAGTCTGAAGCAGGCGATGCtagcggtggtggtggtggtagtgGAAGTGGTGGAGGCGGTAGTGCCCCCAATAGCTTTAATGGCGGTATCGGCGGCATTGGTGGTACAAATACCATTACAGATGCTAGCGAACATTTTATTGATGAAAAAGCTACAGAAAAATCAGATGGCAGTGAACCGGTGAGTGATGGACGTGATGGTGCAACTTTGGCGAATGATGGACGTGGTGATTTTACTAATAGCGTCGAAAATAGTCAAACCTTAGATAGTGAGGATAGCGCTATACAGCAGGCATTACCTACGCATGGTACAGCATCTTCAGTTACTTTGAATGCGGCTGCGGGTATATATGGTGAGGTGGTGACACGCAATCAATTGAAAGTTGAATCCTCAGATGTTTATCAAGTTGTTGACATAATAAGACGCAATACGAATTTAAGCTTTGATTTATCATGCGAAGCTTTACGTGTTGTCTTAACTAGTTTAGAACAATTGTATAATGGTGCCATAAATCCATATTTGGAGGCTGTGGCGATACATGTCACAGACAAAGTGGAAACCCCCAAAGCTTTACTTGGCATGACGCACGATTCGAAGCGACTGCAATATATATTTTCTCAACTGGCGGATTGCAAAAATGATACTGAACAACGTTCTTGGATGCTCTACGAAGATGAAGATGATATTATACAATTCCTAGAGGAATTAGTGGAGATTTTG AATAATGCTGATGAAAATATTAGTTGTTATGAAATGTCATGCGATCAATATCAGGTGCTCATAAATTTAGTGCAGTATTATCAAATGGAAACTCGTTGGGCAATTAAACAGCTTTTGCTGAAAACTTTTACTGCTGCTTGCCATTTAGATCACATTATAGTTGATATATTACTCACATCTGTATTGCCATTAGAAATT gTAGAAGATATGAAAACCAATTTTGCCAATTTAGATAAATTTAAGAAACTTGTCAAAATGTTAACAATCATTTTCTCATTAGGTCAACCAATGCCAGTTAACCATCAAG ATTATCTCGGCGTCCATTTTGCCAGCTTTCTTCTAGAAACCGTCGAGGGTAATAATCCCGAAAGCCTAGTAGATATGGTTATATCCTTAATATTAGCATTTAACCAGCAATTCACTGACTTTTCACAAAATGTTGTTGTAGAAGCTATGCAAAGTTTGCCAAGTGCgaaaattttcacagaaaaaattcTTTTGCTGTTAAATAGAGAAG AGGATCCAGTCCGTGTGCTGAAACATTCAACTGAGTCAATGAATTCGGtattaaaaatgtttattgaCATCTTTAGCAATCCTGATACGGCTGGCATGTTTTATACGAACGACAATAAAGTGCTTATCGATATATTAGTACGACAACTATCTGATCTATGCGCAGGAAATCCG ATGCGTCGTTGCTATTTAGAGTTATGCCGACGTATATTACgtaatacaaattatccagaacATCAACATCGTAAGCAGGATTTTATGAAAATATTCACACGCATATTCTGTGAAGAAACAGAATGCAGTGCATCGGATCAACAATTAGTGCGTGAAATCGCTAACGAATTTCCACAGTTATTCAAGGCTTAA